One Tautonia marina DNA window includes the following coding sequences:
- a CDS encoding DUF5808 domain-containing protein produces MTQAEINDAEWHDPRNWHGRWFEIYRSPRDSRAWVPKRKPWMGYTVNFAHPSGPLTVLLLLAVAFGVTIVALLASP; encoded by the coding sequence ATGACCCAGGCTGAAATCAACGACGCCGAGTGGCACGATCCCCGGAACTGGCATGGCAGGTGGTTCGAGATCTACCGGAGCCCGAGAGACTCGCGAGCCTGGGTCCCCAAGCGTAAACCGTGGATGGGCTACACCGTGAACTTCGCCCATCCTTCCGGGCCGCTGACCGTCTTGCTCCTCCTTGCGGTCGCGTTCGGGGTGACGATCGTCGCGCTGCTCGCCTCGCCCTGA
- a CDS encoding heavy metal translocating P-type ATPase translates to MPTDAPIEPVADRVSRSSALIAVFTVGMIAVHLVLRFGIGTSATVQGIPIERWPLLAALLFGGGPLVLDLLSKMLRREFGADLLAGISIVTAVVLGEYLAGALVVLMLSGGEAIEAYAVRSASSVLEALAKRMPSIAHRKTQGGTVADVALDAVGIGDELVVFPHEICPVDGEVIDGHGTMDESFLTGEPYLMSKAPGSTVISGAINGESALTIRAEKLAIDSRYAKIMEVMRASEQRRPRIRRLGDTLGALYTPLAVAIALVAWLISGDAVRFLAVLVVATPCPLLIAIPVGIIGAISLSARRGIIIKDPAVLEAIDTCRTAIFDKTGTLTYGAPRLTTIDVSTIAGMSEDAILHLVASLERYSKHPLSGAILNEARRRRLNLSDASQVEERPGQGLLGTVDGHTVRICSRKQLLALDPEAAPHLPPMSGGMECVAAIDDRFAAVFRFRDEPRREGASFIEHLGPKHQFDRVLIVSGDRESEVRYLADRVGIGEVYASQTPEQKVAIVRDETSKAPTVFLGDGINDAPALAEATVGVAFGQNSDITSEAAGAVILDTSLSKVDEFFHISKRLRKIVLQSAVGGMVLSLVGMMIAAFGYLPPVAGAIFQEVIDVIAVVNALRVAFSPPRLTDFDAEPGASAR, encoded by the coding sequence ATGCCCACCGACGCACCGATCGAACCTGTTGCCGACCGTGTGAGCCGATCTTCGGCGCTGATCGCGGTGTTTACCGTGGGAATGATCGCGGTGCATCTGGTGCTTCGGTTTGGGATCGGCACCAGCGCGACGGTTCAGGGAATTCCGATCGAACGCTGGCCGTTGCTGGCGGCCTTGCTGTTCGGTGGGGGGCCGTTGGTGCTGGACCTGCTGTCGAAGATGCTCCGCCGCGAGTTCGGCGCGGATTTGCTGGCGGGGATCTCGATCGTAACGGCGGTCGTGCTGGGGGAATACCTCGCCGGAGCGCTGGTGGTGTTGATGCTCTCCGGAGGCGAGGCAATCGAGGCATACGCGGTGCGGAGCGCCTCGTCGGTGCTGGAAGCGCTGGCGAAGCGGATGCCCTCGATCGCCCACCGCAAGACCCAGGGCGGGACGGTGGCCGATGTGGCGCTCGACGCGGTGGGGATCGGCGATGAGCTGGTTGTCTTCCCGCACGAGATTTGCCCGGTGGACGGCGAGGTGATCGATGGTCATGGAACGATGGATGAGTCGTTCCTGACCGGCGAGCCATACCTGATGTCGAAGGCCCCCGGCTCGACGGTGATCTCCGGGGCGATCAACGGTGAGTCGGCCCTGACCATTCGGGCCGAAAAGCTGGCGATCGATTCGCGATATGCGAAAATCATGGAGGTGATGCGCGCCTCTGAACAACGTCGGCCGCGTATCCGACGCCTGGGCGACACGCTGGGAGCGCTCTACACGCCCCTGGCCGTGGCAATCGCGCTAGTGGCCTGGTTGATCAGCGGCGATGCGGTGCGATTTCTGGCCGTGCTGGTGGTGGCCACGCCTTGCCCGCTCTTGATTGCGATTCCGGTGGGAATCATTGGGGCGATTTCGCTGTCGGCGAGGCGAGGGATCATCATCAAAGATCCGGCGGTTCTCGAAGCGATTGATACGTGCCGCACGGCGATTTTCGACAAGACGGGGACCTTGACGTATGGTGCTCCTCGATTGACGACGATCGACGTCTCGACGATCGCGGGCATGAGCGAGGATGCGATTCTCCACCTGGTCGCCAGCCTGGAACGATACTCGAAGCACCCGCTTTCCGGCGCGATTCTGAACGAAGCCAGGCGCCGACGCCTGAATCTGTCCGATGCCTCGCAGGTCGAGGAGCGGCCCGGCCAGGGCTTGCTCGGGACGGTTGACGGCCATACCGTGCGGATTTGCAGCCGGAAGCAACTGCTTGCGCTCGATCCCGAGGCCGCACCCCACCTTCCTCCCATGTCTGGGGGAATGGAATGCGTGGCCGCGATCGACGACCGCTTCGCCGCCGTCTTCCGCTTTCGTGACGAGCCGAGGCGCGAGGGGGCCTCGTTCATCGAGCACCTGGGGCCGAAACACCAGTTTGACCGCGTCCTGATTGTCTCTGGAGACCGCGAGTCGGAGGTGCGCTACCTGGCCGATCGGGTTGGCATCGGTGAGGTGTATGCCTCGCAAACGCCCGAGCAGAAGGTGGCGATCGTCCGAGACGAGACCTCGAAAGCGCCCACTGTGTTTCTGGGAGACGGCATCAACGACGCCCCTGCCCTGGCCGAGGCGACCGTCGGCGTCGCCTTCGGCCAGAACAGCGACATCACATCTGAAGCCGCCGGGGCGGTGATCCTTGACACGTCGCTTTCAAAGGTTGACGAATTTTTCCATATCAGTAAGCGCCTTCGAAAAATCGTCCTTCAGAGCGCCGTCGGCGGCATGGTGTTGAGCCTGGTCGGCATGATGATCGCCGCCTTCGGCTATTTGCCTCCGGTGGCGGGGGCGATTTTCCAGGAAGTGATCGACGTGATTGCGGTCGTTAATGCGTTGCGGGTGGCCTTTTCTCCGCCTCGTCTGACGGATTTTGATGCCGAACCGGGCGCGTCGGCACGATGA
- a CDS encoding helix-turn-helix domain-containing protein, whose product MEIEFEEGSGNVFADLGFEDAEERFARAKLGACVFRILDEAGMTPEAIGSLLSLSSEEVAHLLDGHFSRFSTDTLLDFLKRLDRKVTIRITPHHPGEPYHDIALGP is encoded by the coding sequence ATGGAGATCGAATTCGAGGAAGGCTCGGGCAATGTCTTCGCCGACCTCGGATTCGAGGATGCCGAGGAACGGTTCGCGAGGGCGAAGCTGGGAGCGTGCGTCTTCCGGATCCTGGATGAGGCGGGGATGACCCCCGAGGCGATCGGGTCGCTGCTGAGCCTGTCGTCGGAGGAGGTCGCGCACCTCCTCGACGGCCATTTCAGCCGGTTCTCGACCGACACCCTGCTCGACTTCCTCAAACGGCTCGACCGCAAGGTCACCATCCGGATCACGCCGCACCACCCCGGCGAGCCGTACCACGACATCGCCCTTGGCCCTTGA
- a CDS encoding tetratricopeptide repeat protein, with the protein MSTPQSDTQEPAFVIDATREGFEQEVIERSKSVPVVVDFWAEWCGPCRRLGPLLEKLAHEYAGKFILVKADTEQLGDIASAFGVQGIPAVFGLRDGQIVDGFVGLQSEAVIRDFIGRLLPTPAQAIAAEATALEGSEPASAEAKYREALELDPREVKAKIGLARVLEAQGKTDEAATLITQLEGRGYLEPEAEAVKARLALDAAAADAGDLASARAEADANPDDLHARFRLAEALAASGQNEEALAVCLELVERDRHGVGEQARQTMLAIFNLMPPGDPIATEYRRKLSFVL; encoded by the coding sequence ATGAGCACTCCACAGAGCGACACTCAGGAACCCGCATTCGTGATCGACGCGACCCGGGAGGGCTTCGAGCAAGAGGTGATTGAGCGGTCGAAGTCGGTGCCGGTGGTGGTCGACTTCTGGGCCGAGTGGTGCGGGCCGTGTCGGAGGCTCGGCCCGTTGCTGGAAAAGCTAGCGCACGAGTATGCAGGGAAGTTCATCCTGGTGAAGGCGGATACGGAGCAGCTGGGAGACATCGCCTCGGCCTTCGGCGTGCAGGGAATTCCGGCGGTCTTCGGCCTGAGGGACGGGCAGATTGTGGATGGGTTCGTCGGGTTGCAGTCGGAGGCCGTGATCCGAGACTTCATCGGCCGATTGCTGCCGACGCCGGCGCAGGCGATTGCCGCCGAGGCCACGGCGCTGGAGGGGTCGGAGCCGGCCTCGGCCGAGGCGAAGTATCGGGAAGCCTTGGAGCTGGACCCACGCGAGGTGAAGGCGAAGATCGGCCTGGCCCGTGTGCTCGAAGCGCAGGGGAAGACCGACGAGGCCGCAACCTTGATCACCCAGCTCGAAGGCCGGGGCTACCTCGAACCCGAGGCCGAGGCGGTGAAGGCCCGGTTGGCCCTCGACGCCGCCGCGGCCGACGCCGGTGATCTGGCCTCGGCCCGGGCCGAGGCCGACGCGAACCCCGACGACCTGCACGCCCGCTTCCGCCTGGCCGAGGCGCTGGCCGCCTCGGGGCAGAACGAAGAGGCGCTGGCCGTGTGCCTCGAACTGGTCGAGCGCGACCGCCACGGCGTCGGCGAGCAGGCGAGGCAGACGATGCTCGCGATCTTCAACCTGATGCCGCCCGGCGACCCGATCGCCACCGAGTATCGCCGGAAGCTGTCGTTCGTGCTTTGA
- the dnaN gene encoding DNA polymerase III subunit beta: MKLLCDREQLLAAFGAVGGVVPARSPKPILQNLKLDASPNQGSTLMATDLEVGIRLKVLGVKVDQPGSVILPLQKMGQILRASTGDDELALEVEGETLVVRGHRSEFKLPAEDPSLFPDPPDFHAETGYRISPADLRRAVRRTSFATDPDSTRYALAGVLMEPGPESITMVGTDGRRMARQIIPCEPEGEAEVPSQAPVIPVKALRLIERNLDDDEPARIAVQDGTAVLVRTGRAVIYSRLVEGRFPNYKAVMPSSYECRIPFTEVDPLLSAVEQAAIVTSKESRGVDFQFGDGLLKLASQTADIGESHVELPITYDGKDVAITFDATYLIEALKTLDPSQPIAAELIDHKSAAVFKTEDQYTYVVMPLNRDR; encoded by the coding sequence ATGAAATTGCTGTGCGACCGCGAGCAATTGCTCGCTGCGTTCGGGGCCGTCGGCGGTGTGGTGCCGGCCCGGAGTCCCAAGCCGATCCTCCAGAACCTCAAGCTCGACGCCTCGCCGAACCAGGGCTCGACCCTGATGGCGACCGACCTGGAAGTCGGCATCCGCTTGAAGGTGCTGGGGGTCAAGGTCGATCAGCCCGGCTCGGTCATCCTCCCCCTGCAAAAGATGGGGCAGATCCTCCGCGCCAGCACCGGAGACGACGAGCTGGCCCTTGAAGTCGAGGGGGAAACCCTGGTCGTCCGCGGCCACCGCTCCGAGTTCAAGCTCCCGGCCGAAGACCCGAGCCTCTTCCCCGACCCGCCCGACTTCCACGCCGAGACCGGCTACCGCATCTCCCCGGCCGACCTCCGCCGCGCCGTCCGCCGCACCAGCTTCGCCACCGACCCCGACAGCACCCGATACGCCCTCGCCGGCGTCCTGATGGAGCCGGGGCCCGAGTCGATCACCATGGTCGGTACCGACGGCCGCCGGATGGCCCGCCAGATCATCCCCTGCGAACCCGAAGGCGAGGCCGAAGTTCCGAGCCAGGCCCCGGTCATCCCGGTCAAGGCCCTCCGCCTCATCGAGCGCAACCTCGACGACGACGAGCCGGCCCGAATCGCCGTGCAGGACGGCACCGCCGTGCTCGTCCGGACCGGCCGCGCGGTCATCTACAGCCGGCTCGTCGAAGGCCGGTTCCCGAACTACAAGGCCGTCATGCCCAGCAGCTACGAGTGCCGGATCCCCTTCACCGAGGTCGATCCGTTGCTCTCGGCCGTCGAGCAGGCGGCCATCGTCACCAGCAAGGAGAGCCGAGGGGTCGACTTCCAGTTCGGCGACGGCCTGCTCAAACTCGCCAGCCAGACGGCCGACATCGGCGAGTCGCACGTCGAGCTGCCCATCACCTACGACGGCAAGGACGTGGCCATCACCTTCGACGCCACCTATCTGATCGAGGCCCTCAAGACCCTCGACCCCTCGCAGCCGATCGCCGCCGAGCTGATCGACCACAAAAGCGCCGCCGTGTTCAAGACCGAAGACCAATATACCTATGTCGTGATGCCCCTGAACCGCGACCGCTAA
- a CDS encoding DUF721 domain-containing protein, translating to MKKRTHRERPQGGGGPTPLAETLGSLFAARGYARTRALSELEAAWESAVGADLVARTRLGGVRHGVLSVTVAHPTLLEELSAFRKPSILATLRREAPGTPVLDIRFRVGPVES from the coding sequence ATGAAAAAGCGTACACATCGAGAACGCCCCCAGGGGGGCGGAGGTCCGACCCCCCTGGCCGAGACGCTCGGCTCGCTGTTCGCCGCTCGAGGATACGCCCGAACCCGAGCCCTCAGCGAGCTGGAAGCCGCCTGGGAATCGGCCGTCGGGGCCGACCTGGTCGCCCGAACCCGCCTCGGTGGCGTCCGCCACGGGGTCCTGAGCGTCACGGTCGCTCACCCGACGCTCCTGGAGGAACTCTCCGCGTTCCGCAAGCCGTCCATCCTCGCCACCTTGCGGCGCGAGGCCCCCGGCACCCCGGTCCTCGATATCCGCTTCCGGGTCGGTCCCGTCGAATCGTGA
- the asnB gene encoding asparagine synthase (glutamine-hydrolyzing), translated as MCGFVCLWKIDDKVLARQMIERIEHRGPDETAVLSPAKIPAVMAHCRLSIIGTADGSQPIYCSDNVLVANGEIYNYADIRAILGESAFETSSDSETILQLFRSGQMRWVSKLDGMFAFVLATPERIIAARDPLGIKPLYVAHLRGGLAFASELKAFDGLGLEKLEAIEPGAMFDSRDGIRRWYRLPHGAAELEPGQSAESIWRELRLVMEEAVRKWMVADVEVGSFLSGGLDSSIIAALAARFSPRRLKTFAVGLEGSADVMAARRVAEHIDSDHHELLFSKDDLIEVLPKVVYHLESADTDLVRSAIPTHFATTLARRHVKAVLTGEGADELFAGYAYHQRYADRPRDLADELTRSLAAMHNINLQRVDRITMAQGLEARTPFLDRELIDFAQSIPVTLKLKETDDGELVEKWILRKACEDLLPEDLLWRKKSQFDEGSGTTQALASALATILGVDGPVDRQAEGQLYERMLREQYEDPELILNCAGTWAANRV; from the coding sequence ATGTGCGGATTTGTTTGCCTCTGGAAGATCGACGACAAGGTGCTGGCTCGGCAGATGATTGAGCGGATCGAGCATCGGGGGCCAGACGAAACGGCGGTGCTTTCGCCAGCGAAGATTCCGGCGGTGATGGCGCATTGTCGGTTGTCAATCATCGGCACAGCGGATGGCTCGCAGCCGATCTATTGCTCGGACAACGTGCTGGTGGCCAACGGAGAGATTTACAACTACGCCGACATCCGCGCGATTTTGGGGGAAAGCGCGTTTGAGACCTCCAGCGACAGCGAGACAATTCTGCAATTGTTTCGGTCGGGTCAGATGCGCTGGGTGTCGAAACTGGACGGGATGTTCGCCTTTGTGCTGGCGACCCCCGAGCGAATCATCGCCGCCCGAGACCCCCTGGGGATCAAGCCCTTGTACGTGGCCCACCTGCGCGGGGGCCTGGCCTTTGCCTCGGAGCTGAAGGCGTTTGACGGGCTTGGGCTGGAGAAGCTGGAGGCGATCGAGCCGGGAGCGATGTTTGACAGTCGGGATGGGATCCGACGCTGGTATCGCTTGCCCCACGGGGCCGCCGAGTTGGAACCGGGGCAGTCGGCCGAGTCGATCTGGAGGGAGCTTCGCCTGGTGATGGAGGAGGCCGTCCGCAAGTGGATGGTGGCCGATGTGGAGGTCGGCTCGTTCCTCTCCGGGGGGCTCGATTCCTCGATCATCGCCGCTCTGGCCGCCCGGTTCAGCCCGAGGAGGTTGAAGACCTTCGCCGTTGGCCTGGAAGGGAGCGCCGACGTGATGGCCGCTCGCCGAGTGGCCGAGCATATCGACTCGGATCATCATGAATTACTGTTCTCGAAGGATGACCTGATCGAGGTGCTGCCGAAGGTCGTCTATCATCTGGAGAGTGCCGATACGGACCTGGTCCGCAGCGCGATTCCGACCCACTTCGCCACGACCCTGGCCCGGCGACACGTGAAGGCGGTGCTGACCGGTGAGGGGGCCGACGAGCTGTTCGCCGGCTACGCCTACCACCAACGCTACGCCGATCGACCCCGAGACCTGGCCGACGAGCTGACGCGGTCGCTGGCGGCGATGCACAACATCAATCTTCAGCGCGTGGATCGGATCACCATGGCCCAGGGCTTGGAAGCAAGGACCCCCTTCCTCGACCGCGAGCTGATCGACTTCGCCCAGTCGATCCCTGTCACCCTGAAGCTCAAGGAGACCGACGACGGCGAGCTGGTCGAGAAGTGGATCCTCCGCAAGGCCTGTGAGGACCTCTTGCCCGAGGATCTGCTCTGGCGAAAGAAGTCTCAGTTCGACGAAGGTTCGGGCACGACCCAGGCGCTTGCCTCGGCCCTGGCAACGATCCTTGGCGTTGATGGCCCGGTCGATCGCCAGGCCGAGGGACAACTGTATGAGCGCATGCTCCGCGAGCAATACGAGGACCCGGAGTTGATTCTCAACTGCGCCGGCACGTGGGCCGCCAACCGAGTCTGA
- a CDS encoding type II toxin-antitoxin system RelE/ParE family toxin, protein MGNSLKAIRAFPDGARKLIGDELQSIEFGGMPRSAKPFKGVGPGVFELAVQYDTDAYRTVVAVQLGECIYVLHAFKKKSKEGIATPKSDVDLIKQRYAEAVSLARRREQGC, encoded by the coding sequence ATGGGCAACTCCCTAAAAGCCATCCGGGCATTCCCTGACGGGGCTCGTAAGCTTATTGGGGACGAGTTACAATCGATCGAGTTCGGAGGGATGCCGAGGAGCGCGAAACCCTTCAAGGGAGTCGGCCCTGGCGTTTTCGAACTGGCAGTGCAGTACGATACCGATGCCTACCGCACGGTGGTTGCCGTGCAACTCGGCGAGTGCATCTATGTGCTGCACGCCTTCAAGAAAAAATCCAAAGAGGGTATCGCGACTCCGAAGTCGGACGTGGACCTGATCAAACAGCGATACGCCGAGGCGGTATCGCTGGCCCGTCGTCGCGAACAGGGATGCTAA
- a CDS encoding DUF427 domain-containing protein, with protein MSNPHHISIEPIAGRVLVTKGEKTIAESRRALALKEGSMAPIVYIPRDDIVMDAMQRTERSTHCPFKGDASYFRLTIGDQVTDDVAWSYEDPKAEVAAIKDHLAFYPGKVDAIVVQ; from the coding sequence ATGAGCAACCCGCACCACATCTCCATCGAACCGATCGCCGGCCGGGTCCTGGTGACAAAGGGAGAGAAGACCATCGCCGAGTCGCGCCGGGCGCTGGCCCTGAAGGAAGGTAGCATGGCGCCAATCGTCTACATCCCACGCGACGACATCGTGATGGACGCCATGCAGCGCACCGAGCGATCTACCCACTGCCCCTTCAAGGGCGACGCCAGCTACTTCCGCCTGACGATCGGCGACCAGGTGACCGACGACGTCGCCTGGAGCTACGAGGACCCGAAGGCCGAGGTCGCCGCCATCAAGGACCACCTCGCCTTTTATCCGGGCAAGGTCGATGCGATCGTCGTGCAGTGA
- a CDS encoding di-heme oxidoredictase family protein → MSQAFATSVPGIVGPVLMMLVVPVHLQAQEDDSSPAAPGVIELGRDLFTHRWMPGDPKSRGGDGLGPVFNAQSCLDCHDRGGIGGAGHSARNIDIASATGQDGSAGTGFFYAFSMNMGPNRFEYRIGTPPAAAVATNRRGAAAPPANLAALEAIHPGFRESPSVVLHRFGTDPAYGNWRAEVPGRHGSVSVRITQRNPTALFGVALIDDLPDEVLEDAARRSRRAKATRGRLARTADGRIGRFGWKGQTATLDEFVRSAAAGELGLEVPGHHQALDPRLPGIGAPGPDLNQGDLDALLAFVRSLPRPTITVDDELATRIEAGASTFRSIGCASCHVPDLGPIEGIYSDLLLHDMGPRLVDTGSYIAFGARPAAAPAAALDADAPATDHEWRTPPLWGLADSGPYLHDGRAQTISEAILLHDGQGAAAARRFAQLSSPRKEQLGAFLLSLTAPAEADDPPRLLGIGADE, encoded by the coding sequence ATGAGCCAGGCGTTCGCAACGAGCGTTCCGGGCATCGTCGGACCCGTGCTGATGATGCTGGTCGTCCCGGTTCACCTCCAGGCACAGGAGGACGATTCGAGCCCCGCTGCCCCCGGGGTGATCGAACTCGGCCGCGACCTGTTCACCCACCGCTGGATGCCGGGCGATCCAAAGAGCCGGGGGGGAGATGGCCTCGGGCCGGTCTTCAATGCCCAGTCGTGCCTCGATTGCCACGACCGTGGCGGGATCGGAGGAGCGGGGCATTCGGCGAGGAATATCGACATTGCCTCGGCCACCGGACAGGATGGCTCAGCAGGAACCGGATTCTTTTATGCTTTCAGCATGAACATGGGTCCGAACCGTTTCGAGTACCGGATCGGCACGCCCCCCGCCGCCGCCGTGGCCACAAACCGACGAGGGGCCGCCGCTCCGCCGGCGAACCTGGCCGCCCTGGAGGCAATTCACCCCGGATTCCGAGAGTCGCCCAGCGTGGTCTTGCACCGCTTCGGCACCGATCCCGCCTACGGCAACTGGCGGGCCGAGGTTCCCGGTCGGCACGGCTCGGTTTCGGTGCGCATCACCCAGCGCAACCCGACGGCCCTGTTCGGCGTTGCCCTGATCGACGACCTTCCCGATGAGGTGCTGGAAGACGCCGCCCGACGCTCCCGACGGGCAAAGGCGACCCGGGGCCGCCTGGCCCGCACCGCCGACGGCCGCATCGGCCGGTTCGGATGGAAGGGGCAAACCGCAACGCTGGACGAGTTTGTCCGATCGGCCGCGGCCGGAGAGCTGGGCCTGGAAGTCCCCGGGCATCACCAGGCGCTGGATCCGCGATTGCCGGGCATCGGCGCTCCGGGGCCCGACCTGAATCAGGGGGACCTCGACGCCCTTCTCGCCTTCGTCCGATCCCTACCGAGGCCGACGATCACCGTGGATGACGAACTCGCCACCCGGATTGAAGCAGGCGCAAGCACCTTCCGATCGATCGGCTGCGCCTCGTGCCACGTCCCCGACCTCGGGCCGATCGAAGGGATTTACAGCGACCTGCTGCTGCACGACATGGGCCCTCGGCTCGTCGATACGGGCTCGTACATCGCCTTTGGGGCTCGACCCGCCGCAGCCCCCGCTGCCGCTCTCGATGCCGATGCCCCGGCCACGGATCACGAGTGGCGCACCCCACCGCTCTGGGGCCTGGCCGACTCGGGCCCGTACCTTCACGACGGCCGAGCCCAGACGATTTCCGAGGCCATCCTCTTGCACGACGGCCAGGGAGCCGCCGCCGCCCGACGCTTCGCGCAGCTCTCCAGCCCGCGGAAGGAACAGCTCGGTGCCTTCCTGCTCTCCCTCACCGCACCGGCCGAGGCCGACGACCCGCCCCGACTCCTTGGAATCGGAGCCGACGAATAA